The following nucleotide sequence is from Candidatus Manganitrophaceae bacterium.
GAACGATGCCAGATTGGGAACCTTTACCCAGGGCATTATGAGAAACCGGTCGTTATTGACCACCCACGGCAATCGTTCCTGACGCATAGCCGGCGTCCATCCGATGAATTCATCGCGGGCAGCGGTTTTGTAGGCAGAGGGGCCGAAACTCAGACAGGCAATGGGCCGGTTCTGATAATAAGCCAGATATTTGAGATGTTCTCCGGTAGGTTGTTGATAGCCCAGGTAATGGCAGTTGGCTATGAAGTCTCTGAATTTCTCAAGTGATTTGCGATCCCTGATCAGGGTGATTTCAATCTGATCCCGCAGCCCACTAAGGGCCTGGACCAAAGGAATCCGATCCAGCAGATCCAGCTCCCCGACTTTATTGCGATAACCCGGCCGACGTGCCGGGTTGAGCATGGCCGGCAACTCAATCAAACCCTTCGCCTGCAGCCTCCTTAACAAATCTCTGCAGGCAATTTCACGGAAACGACCGTTGGGCTGACGCCAATCCCAAATTTCGCAGAGCCGCTTGGATATATGGGATCGACCTCGGCCCCCTTCCTTCTCAATCAAGCTGCGGATCAGCGTCAGATCCTCCGCTGAAATGAGTCGTCGTCGAATGATTAGCTGCTCGTTCACTGCTCGGTATCATACCAAGCCCTGCAAAGTGACATCAGAACTATTTTGAAGGTTTTGTCTTTCTATCTTTTCACAAAACTA
It contains:
- a CDS encoding DUF4338 domain-containing protein — encoded protein: MNEQLIIRRRLISAEDLTLIRSLIEKEGGRGRSHISKRLCEIWDWRQPNGRFREIACRDLLRRLQAKGLIELPAMLNPARRPGYRNKVGELDLLDRIPLVQALSGLRDQIEITLIRDRKSLEKFRDFIANCHYLGYQQPTGEHLKYLAYYQNRPIACLSFGPSAYKTAARDEFIGWTPAMRQERLPWVVNNDRFLIMPWVKVPNLASF